A single genomic interval of Synergistaceae bacterium harbors:
- a CDS encoding asparaginase: protein MENRDKIVVLLAGGRIVQRHEEHENPELSDEELFALLPEDVKSHVVFQKWSTQPPSNYTLRMCADIISMASGFIHDEGARGVVITCAIQALAELSYFADLVWELNPPVIFTGSIFNAGSQNSETATRLTQSVRAALSGACTGKGALICIQDAIYAPADVLRISNFNRAGLLAFPESPLGVFSQPSGDYISLRFPRHRKVQKLSAPVARNIPILSAALGDGDVVLRALMDKRFEELDGLIVSGLGDGDVPSTWVPLLRKLVRAGIPVVLSSRYPDGFVQATETYEGSASQLLEMGLIGAGLLSPYQARIRLAVGIASGLKGEELSAYMNS, encoded by the coding sequence ATGGAGAACAGAGATAAGATAGTTGTGCTCTTGGCCGGAGGAAGAATCGTACAGAGGCACGAGGAGCACGAGAACCCGGAACTTTCCGACGAAGAACTGTTCGCGCTGCTTCCTGAGGACGTGAAGAGCCACGTAGTCTTCCAGAAATGGAGCACTCAGCCCCCCTCGAACTACACGCTGAGGATGTGTGCAGACATTATCAGCATGGCGAGCGGCTTCATACACGACGAAGGAGCAAGAGGAGTCGTAATCACCTGCGCGATTCAGGCACTTGCAGAGCTGTCGTACTTTGCTGACCTTGTGTGGGAGCTCAACCCTCCCGTAATCTTCACCGGCTCAATCTTCAACGCCGGAAGCCAGAACAGCGAGACAGCGACCCGCCTGACGCAGTCAGTACGTGCGGCACTTTCCGGAGCGTGCACGGGCAAGGGAGCACTCATCTGCATTCAGGACGCAATCTACGCACCTGCGGATGTCCTGAGAATCTCGAATTTCAACAGGGCAGGGCTTCTTGCGTTCCCGGAGTCTCCGTTGGGAGTCTTCTCACAGCCGAGCGGCGACTATATATCTCTGCGTTTCCCCAGACACAGAAAGGTGCAGAAGCTCTCCGCTCCTGTTGCACGGAACATCCCGATACTCAGTGCGGCACTCGGGGACGGTGATGTAGTCCTCCGTGCTCTGATGGACAAACGCTTTGAGGAACTCGATGGCCTCATAGTGTCGGGTCTCGGCGACGGAGATGTCCCGAGCACGTGGGTTCCGTTGCTGCGAAAGCTCGTGAGAGCCGGGATTCCTGTGGTGCTGTCGTCGCGTTACCCTGACGGCTTCGTGCAGGCGACGGAAACCTACGAGGGCAGTGCGTCCCAGCTTCTGGAGATGGGGTTAATAGGCGCGGGGCTTCTCTCACCTTATCAGGCGCGTATACGTCTGGCAGTCGGTATTGCTTCAGGCCTGAAGGGCGAAGAGCTCTCCGCCTACATGAACAGTTAA
- a CDS encoding lactate utilization protein, whose protein sequence is MANENVVKANEIVGGAVVKALERRGFEAEYVPTAEDALKRVLELVPEGASVGIPGTVTVRAIGALDALKARGNTIHQHWGPMSAEERRAARDRENSSDVFLTSANALTRDGIIINIDGTGNRVAGMAWGGENNGFVLFVIGMNKLAFSLEDGLARARSATIPNAIRQNEPTACTKAGKCVMCSQAGNEYGMCRAILILEQAVKGRRYHVILVGEDLGY, encoded by the coding sequence ATGGCGAATGAAAACGTAGTCAAGGCAAATGAGATTGTCGGCGGAGCAGTGGTCAAGGCACTCGAACGCAGAGGCTTCGAGGCAGAGTATGTTCCTACGGCTGAGGACGCACTGAAGAGAGTCCTTGAGCTTGTGCCTGAGGGTGCGAGCGTAGGGATTCCCGGCACGGTTACGGTGAGGGCGATCGGTGCACTCGACGCACTGAAGGCGCGCGGCAACACCATACACCAGCACTGGGGGCCGATGAGCGCAGAGGAACGCAGGGCAGCAAGAGACCGCGAGAACAGTTCAGACGTGTTCCTGACTAGCGCAAACGCACTCACGCGGGACGGCATCATCATCAACATTGACGGCACGGGCAACAGAGTCGCAGGCATGGCGTGGGGCGGAGAGAACAACGGCTTCGTTCTGTTCGTTATCGGCATGAACAAGCTGGCTTTCTCGCTTGAGGACGGACTAGCGCGCGCACGTTCCGCCACAATCCCCAACGCTATCCGCCAGAACGAACCCACAGCCTGCACTAAGGCCGGGAAATGCGTAATGTGCTCACAGGCCGGGAACGAGTACGGAATGTGCAGGGCAATTCTCATCCTTGAACAGGCAGTGAAAGGCAGAAGGTATCACGTCATATTAGTTGGCGAGGATTTAGGTTACTAG
- a CDS encoding flagellar assembly protein FliW: MSVMTVNTLRFGTVSYDDDDLLFFPRGIPAFEDSHKWILAGSEDSAIRWLQNIEDGNLALPVTSPDAVRPDYNAKIPDDELKLIGTENFSELAFLIVLTVPEGAPWNMTANLRAPILINLRTHKAVQVIALNEEYPIKHLIFPDDVREKMKARAKGGAE; the protein is encoded by the coding sequence ATGTCTGTCATGACCGTTAATACCTTGCGGTTCGGCACCGTCTCTTACGATGATGACGACCTGCTGTTCTTCCCTCGCGGCATTCCTGCTTTCGAGGACAGTCATAAATGGATACTCGCAGGCAGTGAAGACAGCGCGATACGCTGGCTGCAGAACATCGAGGACGGAAACCTAGCCCTCCCCGTAACTTCTCCCGACGCAGTACGCCCTGACTACAACGCCAAGATTCCCGACGACGAACTGAAGCTCATCGGCACAGAGAACTTCTCCGAGCTCGCGTTCCTCATCGTCTTGACCGTCCCCGAAGGTGCGCCCTGGAACATGACCGCCAACCTCCGTGCTCCGATTCTGATTAACCTTAGGACACACAAGGCAGTGCAGGTGATTGCGCTCAATGAGGAGTACCCGATAAAGCACCTGATTTTTCCCGACGATGTCCGCGAGAAGATGAAGGCTCGTGCGAAGGGAGGCGCAGAATAA
- the csrA gene encoding carbon storage regulator CsrA, whose amino-acid sequence MLVLSRRVNESIQIGTDIEVMVIDVRGDIVRLGITAPQSTQIWRKELWDVIVKENRTAASAPNVSEIGSAQNLPLSTFSKLSKIPTVKVNKK is encoded by the coding sequence ATGCTTGTGCTGAGCAGACGCGTCAACGAAAGCATACAGATCGGAACTGACATCGAAGTGATGGTGATAGACGTGCGCGGAGACATTGTGCGTCTCGGGATAACAGCTCCGCAGTCCACGCAGATATGGCGCAAAGAACTCTGGGACGTTATCGTCAAGGAGAACCGCACGGCCGCTTCTGCCCCGAACGTCTCGGAGATAGGTTCTGCGCAGAATCTTCCCTTGTCGACGTTCTCGAAGCTCTCGAAGATACCCACAGTGAAGGTGAACAAGAAGTGA
- the purE gene encoding 5-(carboxyamino)imidazole ribonucleotide mutase → MKTAIILGSDSDLPIAEKAVEVLRKLNLPFTVHVISAHRTPEAARTFAKNAKADGYGVIIAVAGMAAHLAGVIASYTRLPVIGVPAASGGLGGIDALLSTAQMPSGVPVATVAVNGGANAAWLAARMLALSDAELSAKLDAEADAMASSVERKNDDINHKYTL, encoded by the coding sequence ATGAAGACAGCAATAATACTCGGCTCGGACTCAGACCTTCCAATAGCAGAAAAGGCTGTGGAGGTGCTGAGGAAGCTCAATCTGCCTTTCACCGTTCACGTTATCAGCGCGCACAGAACGCCGGAAGCCGCACGAACCTTCGCGAAGAACGCCAAAGCCGACGGTTACGGTGTAATCATCGCGGTTGCAGGGATGGCGGCGCACTTGGCCGGAGTAATCGCCTCGTACACGCGTCTTCCCGTAATCGGAGTCCCGGCAGCTTCGGGAGGACTCGGCGGGATTGACGCTCTGCTCTCGACTGCGCAGATGCCTTCGGGCGTACCTGTGGCGACTGTTGCGGTGAACGGCGGGGCAAATGCCGCGTGGCTGGCAGCAAGAATGCTCGCTCTCAGTGATGCTGAACTCTCAGCGAAACTTGACGCGGAAGCTGACGCAATGGCTTCAAGCGTAGAGAGGAAGAACGATGACATCAACCACAAGTACACTCTATAA
- a CDS encoding phosphoribosylformylglycinamidine cyclo-ligase, whose translation MTSTTSTLYKSAGVDVQAGYDAVKLMKAHVERTRIPGVLGGLGGFGGMFELPDGTILVSGTDGVGTKLKIAFSLNTHNTVGIDCVAMCANDVLCVGARPLFFLDYVAVGKNIPERVASIVEGVAEGCVRAGCALIGGETAEMPGFYPEDEYDIAGFCVGSVKKDEMLDPSNVKEGDSLVALPSSGVHSNGFSLVRKIFADVNQYIPELGRTLGEELLTPTRIYVKDVLPVLPFVKSIAHITGGGFYENIPRCLPEGLCAKIDRATVKTPPIFDVIMHEGKIALDEMYHVFNMGVGMVIVTAKPDEITRAIDGAYVIGETARGEGIKLC comes from the coding sequence ATGACATCAACCACAAGTACACTCTATAAGTCCGCCGGAGTTGACGTTCAGGCGGGCTACGACGCAGTGAAGCTCATGAAGGCTCACGTTGAACGCACGCGCATTCCCGGAGTGCTCGGAGGTCTCGGGGGTTTCGGCGGAATGTTCGAGCTCCCGGACGGCACAATACTCGTTAGCGGGACTGACGGCGTGGGCACGAAGCTCAAGATTGCGTTCTCCCTGAACACACATAACACCGTAGGCATCGACTGCGTAGCTATGTGCGCAAACGATGTTCTGTGCGTCGGTGCGCGGCCTCTGTTCTTCCTAGATTATGTTGCCGTCGGCAAGAACATTCCCGAACGTGTAGCCTCAATCGTTGAGGGAGTCGCAGAAGGATGCGTGAGGGCGGGCTGTGCGCTTATCGGAGGAGAGACCGCAGAGATGCCAGGCTTCTACCCTGAGGACGAGTACGACATTGCGGGTTTCTGTGTCGGGAGCGTGAAGAAGGACGAGATGCTTGACCCGTCGAACGTCAAAGAGGGCGATTCGCTTGTCGCTCTGCCGTCGTCGGGAGTGCACTCAAACGGTTTCTCGCTCGTGCGGAAGATTTTTGCTGACGTGAATCAGTACATCCCTGAACTTGGCCGGACGCTCGGAGAGGAACTTCTCACACCTACAAGAATCTACGTTAAGGATGTCCTGCCTGTTCTGCCGTTCGTGAAGTCAATTGCGCACATTACCGGCGGAGGCTTCTACGAGAATATTCCGCGCTGCCTGCCGGAAGGACTTTGCGCGAAGATAGATCGTGCGACGGTGAAGACACCGCCCATCTTTGACGTGATTATGCACGAGGGGAAGATTGCTCTTGACGAGATGTATCACGTCTTCAACATGGGCGTTGGAATGGTTATCGTTACGGCCAAGCCCGACGAGATAACAAGAGCGATAGATGGCGCGTATGTCATCGGCGAGACAGCTAGAGGAGAAGGGATAAAGTTATGCTGA
- the purN gene encoding phosphoribosylglycinamide formyltransferase has protein sequence MLKIAVLVSGGGTNLQALIDAQNNGTLTSGRIVQVISSRSDAYALERAKKAGIPCAVCSSEAETLRALKDCGAELGVLAGYMKILSPEFLRECAIPIMNVHPSLIPSFCGKGFYGLKVHEAVLKSGVKVTGATVHMVNEIPDGGEIVAQKAVDVLEGDTPETLQRRVMENAEWVILPRAVEAVSRKLSRKVFASSMRYPGRGIITGCTPSGKPMLAYFIMGRSAGSRARVFVPSGDDLLIRMTGDVSDTSLILYAPVRTLGDTIIVTNGDQTDTIRDALQNGGTFEGALRTREYEPDAPHYTPRISAIITPEGYRQSILKRSGRYFFEYAFTPGKGHLIHTYDHDVARDAVLPSFTGEPREVEIPDDMESFAVSLWNELDSDNKVSLYVRSGDFRRVFNKGE, from the coding sequence ATGCTGAAGATAGCAGTGTTAGTGTCTGGTGGCGGAACGAACCTTCAGGCACTTATTGACGCACAGAACAACGGGACATTAACCAGCGGACGCATAGTGCAGGTAATCTCCTCGAGGAGTGATGCATACGCGTTGGAACGCGCAAAGAAGGCGGGCATACCCTGCGCAGTCTGCAGCAGCGAGGCAGAGACGTTGAGGGCTCTCAAGGATTGCGGGGCAGAACTGGGAGTGCTGGCGGGGTACATGAAGATTCTCTCTCCTGAGTTTCTGCGTGAATGTGCAATCCCGATAATGAACGTTCACCCGTCGCTTATCCCGTCGTTCTGCGGCAAAGGTTTTTACGGGCTCAAGGTTCATGAAGCTGTGCTGAAGTCCGGCGTTAAGGTTACGGGTGCTACTGTGCACATGGTGAACGAGATTCCCGACGGCGGAGAGATCGTCGCACAGAAGGCGGTAGATGTGTTGGAGGGTGATACGCCGGAGACGCTTCAACGCCGTGTGATGGAGAATGCTGAATGGGTGATACTTCCGCGAGCCGTCGAAGCAGTCAGCCGCAAACTCTCACGCAAAGTGTTTGCCAGCTCTATGCGTTATCCTGGAAGAGGGATAATCACGGGCTGTACTCCGTCGGGAAAACCTATGCTCGCATATTTCATCATGGGCAGGAGCGCAGGGAGCAGAGCCAGAGTGTTCGTGCCTTCAGGTGATGACCTGTTAATCAGAATGACAGGTGATGTCTCGGACACGTCATTAATCCTCTATGCGCCGGTTCGCACTCTCGGCGACACGATAATAGTTACGAACGGAGACCAGACCGACACGATACGCGACGCGCTACAGAACGGCGGTACGTTCGAGGGGGCATTACGTACGCGGGAATACGAGCCCGACGCACCGCACTACACCCCTCGTATCAGCGCGATAATCACGCCGGAAGGTTACAGGCAGAGCATCCTGAAACGTTCGGGACGTTACTTCTTCGAGTACGCGTTCACGCCGGGCAAGGGGCATCTGATTCACACGTATGATCATGACGTAGCGCGTGATGCTGTCCTGCCGTCATTCACGGGTGAACCGAGAGAGGTAGAGATTCCTGACGACATGGAGAGTTTTGCTGTGTCGCTGTGGAATGAGCTTGATTCGGACAACAAGGTATCGCTGTACGTAAGGAGCGGAGATTTCCGCAGAGTGTTCAACAAGGGGGAATAG
- a CDS encoding phosphoribosylaminoimidazolecarboxamide formyltransferase encodes MQECRLKYGCNPDQKAARIFMRDDSPLPLEILNGRPGYINFLDALNSWQLVRELKRVTGLPGAASFKHVSPAGAALGLKLTDEERRMFFVDDSLPVNDSPIACAYVRARGTDRLSSFGDWIALSDECDEVTALYIQHEVSDGIIAPSYSPEALEILRGKRKGGYAVVKIDADYEPPAEETRDVFGITFEQTRSTAPVIEPDAFSSPVTSRKDIPEEARRDLLLALVTLKYTQSNSVCVTFGGQTLGVGAGQQSRIACVRLACEKAERRLLRAHPAILPHEFPATMGRPERDNAIDELTRTLPDGDRAEFLAKVHGVSLGSDAFFPFPDNIERAAKSGVNYIAQPGGSIRDDLVIKACDELGIAMVMTGHRLFHH; translated from the coding sequence ATGCAGGAATGCAGACTGAAATACGGGTGCAATCCCGACCAGAAGGCCGCAAGAATATTCATGAGGGATGATTCACCTTTGCCGCTAGAGATACTGAACGGCAGGCCGGGCTACATAAACTTTCTTGACGCGCTGAACTCGTGGCAGCTGGTGAGGGAGCTGAAGAGAGTTACGGGGCTTCCGGGCGCGGCATCGTTCAAGCATGTTTCACCGGCAGGGGCAGCACTCGGCCTGAAGCTGACTGACGAGGAGCGCAGGATGTTCTTCGTTGATGACTCTCTGCCCGTGAACGACTCGCCGATTGCGTGTGCATATGTCCGTGCGAGAGGAACTGACAGGCTTTCATCCTTCGGGGACTGGATAGCCCTTAGTGATGAGTGCGACGAAGTTACAGCCCTATACATTCAGCACGAGGTCTCCGACGGAATAATAGCACCGTCATACAGCCCTGAAGCGTTGGAGATTCTGAGGGGCAAGCGTAAAGGGGGCTACGCGGTCGTGAAGATTGATGCGGACTACGAGCCTCCCGCAGAAGAGACACGCGACGTGTTCGGGATAACGTTTGAGCAGACGAGAAGCACTGCGCCGGTGATTGAGCCTGATGCTTTCAGCAGCCCAGTAACTTCACGCAAGGACATTCCCGAAGAGGCACGGCGTGATTTGCTGCTCGCTCTGGTTACGCTGAAATATACGCAGTCTAACTCCGTGTGCGTAACTTTCGGCGGGCAGACGCTTGGAGTCGGTGCGGGCCAGCAGTCGAGGATAGCTTGTGTAAGATTGGCATGTGAGAAGGCGGAGAGAAGGCTTCTCCGTGCTCACCCTGCGATTCTTCCTCACGAGTTCCCCGCAACGATGGGACGGCCTGAGCGCGACAACGCAATTGACGAACTCACGCGCACCCTTCCCGACGGCGACAGGGCAGAGTTCCTCGCGAAGGTTCACGGTGTATCGCTGGGGAGTGATGCATTCTTCCCGTTCCCTGACAACATAGAACGTGCGGCCAAGAGCGGCGTGAATTACATTGCCCAGCCCGGCGGCTCAATCCGTGATGACCTTGTGATAAAGGCGTGTGATGAACTCGGCATCGCAATGGTAATGACGGGTCATCGTCTGTTCCATCATTGA
- a CDS encoding alpha-1,2-fucosyltransferase encodes MIRLLLAGGLGNQMFQYAFARSLALRANTGLKISRRFLRNDGFGRSYSLHHLSLPEDFTMTKREERAAHALMYVSRKLGLKNGCIYDKRFDAVRSDCFGRDNLTLQGYFQSAGNFAGYEETIRQEMKVSTPPSSENAEMIRELAGCESVCVHVRRGDYLGLKFGSVCGYEYYATAMKYIAERVKSPVFYMFSNTHEDICWLKENWEFPGFSVKYVDLNNPDYEELRLMYSCRHFVIANSSLSWWGSYLSGSAGIVCAPSRWVDDRPITETNICLSEWTIIDA; translated from the coding sequence TTGATAAGGCTGCTGCTTGCCGGAGGTCTGGGAAACCAGATGTTCCAGTACGCGTTTGCGCGGTCTCTGGCTCTTCGTGCGAACACAGGCTTGAAGATTTCGCGGAGGTTTCTGCGCAATGACGGTTTCGGGCGGAGTTACTCGCTTCATCATCTTTCTCTGCCCGAAGATTTCACGATGACGAAACGCGAAGAGAGAGCAGCACACGCATTGATGTACGTCTCGCGGAAGCTGGGGCTGAAGAACGGCTGTATTTACGACAAGAGGTTTGACGCGGTGAGGTCAGACTGTTTCGGCAGGGATAATCTGACGCTTCAAGGGTACTTCCAGAGCGCGGGGAACTTTGCGGGTTACGAGGAGACAATCAGGCAGGAGATGAAGGTCTCAACGCCTCCTTCTAGTGAGAACGCGGAGATGATTCGTGAGCTTGCAGGGTGTGAGAGCGTGTGCGTACATGTGCGGCGCGGGGATTATCTGGGCTTGAAGTTCGGCTCTGTGTGCGGGTACGAATATTATGCGACTGCAATGAAGTACATCGCTGAGCGCGTGAAGTCTCCAGTGTTCTACATGTTCTCGAACACCCACGAAGATATTTGCTGGCTGAAGGAGAACTGGGAGTTTCCGGGCTTCAGCGTGAAGTATGTTGACCTGAATAATCCTGATTACGAGGAGCTCCGGCTGATGTATTCCTGCAGGCATTTCGTGATTGCGAACTCGTCGCTGAGCTGGTGGGGAAGCTATCTCTCCGGCAGCGCAGGGATAGTGTGTGCGCCGTCAAGATGGGTTGACGACAGGCCAATAACAGAGACGAATATCTGTCTGTCTGAATGGACAATAATTGACGCTTGA
- a CDS encoding SEL1-like repeat protein encodes MNSTVTFEANPALKTRIDFACKVLGLDVSEIISEAFNAYFRKLITEEKIPLDLLVISQSQDKPETEYTFAKPELRTCKLTSAELSTLGKAHLKNYQQASQGNPKAQNVMGTYYESGNGLEKDYDKAIYWYTLAAEQGNPNAQYHLAVLYNKVKDNPLTAYYWFEVARMCGFNITALHKDYMLRIAERLSARQLETAQREAERKFSEIQKHQ; translated from the coding sequence ATGAACAGCACAGTAACTTTTGAGGCTAATCCTGCACTCAAAACCAGAATCGATTTTGCGTGCAAAGTTTTAGGACTTGATGTCTCAGAAATAATCTCTGAGGCATTCAACGCATATTTCCGCAAACTCATAACGGAAGAGAAGATACCCCTCGATCTTTTAGTGATCTCCCAAAGCCAAGATAAACCCGAAACAGAATACACATTTGCGAAACCCGAGCTGAGAACTTGCAAGCTGACATCAGCAGAACTATCAACTTTGGGTAAAGCTCACCTCAAGAATTACCAGCAAGCTTCACAGGGAAACCCCAAAGCCCAGAACGTCATGGGCACATACTACGAGAGCGGCAACGGCCTCGAGAAAGATTATGACAAGGCAATTTACTGGTACACTCTCGCGGCCGAGCAGGGCAACCCGAATGCGCAGTATCATTTAGCAGTCCTCTACAATAAGGTTAAAGATAACCCCTTGACAGCCTATTACTGGTTCGAAGTTGCAAGGATGTGCGGGTTCAACATTACAGCACTGCATAAAGATTACATGTTGAGAATAGCTGAGAGGCTTTCTGCGCGTCAGCTTGAGACTGCTCAGCGTGAAGCAGAACGTAAATTTTCAGAGATACAGAAACATCAATAA
- the purD gene encoding phosphoribosylamine--glycine ligase: MNVMIIGGGGREHAIARSIASNPHITKLYALPGNGGISELAECVNIGAEDIAGIITFAREHAIDFAVVAPDDPLAMGCVDRLEEIGVRCFGPTQKAAIIESSKIFAKKLMTKYGIPTAPYKIFTEIDDALSYCALHDYPIVIKADGLAKGKGVTVAENFKQAREAVISCMRDKAFGASGERILIEECLRGPEVTVLAFTDGKTIIPMLSSMDHKRAYDGNKGPNTGGMGVVAPNFYYTPEIADECMKTIFLPTINAMNAEGRTFKGCLYFGLMLTKDGPKVIEYNCRFGDPEAEAVLPLLATDLFSIMLAVREERLSEIPVKFIDGASCCVVLASGGYPGKYLTGHEINFGEAEEVPGVEVFHAGTKKEGGKFFTSGGRVLAVTAVGTNAQEARERAYDAVKCINFEGARYRTDIGAC; the protein is encoded by the coding sequence ATGAACGTAATGATAATCGGCGGAGGCGGACGCGAACACGCCATCGCCCGCAGTATCGCCAGCAACCCCCACATCACAAAACTCTACGCCCTTCCCGGCAACGGCGGCATCTCCGAGCTCGCTGAATGCGTGAACATCGGAGCAGAGGACATCGCCGGAATAATCACCTTCGCCCGTGAACACGCAATAGATTTTGCGGTCGTTGCCCCTGATGACCCGTTAGCTATGGGCTGTGTCGACAGGCTCGAAGAAATCGGCGTGAGGTGTTTCGGTCCGACCCAGAAGGCCGCCATAATCGAGAGCAGCAAGATTTTCGCCAAAAAACTCATGACGAAGTACGGCATCCCCACAGCTCCCTACAAGATTTTCACGGAGATAGATGATGCTCTGTCGTACTGCGCGCTTCATGATTACCCCATCGTGATTAAGGCAGACGGACTCGCGAAGGGAAAGGGTGTTACGGTCGCGGAGAACTTCAAGCAGGCTCGTGAAGCCGTAATCTCGTGCATGAGGGATAAGGCTTTCGGCGCGAGCGGAGAACGCATCCTCATTGAGGAGTGCCTCAGAGGCCCGGAAGTTACCGTGCTGGCCTTCACCGACGGCAAAACTATAATCCCCATGCTCTCGTCAATGGATCACAAACGCGCTTACGACGGCAACAAAGGCCCCAACACCGGCGGAATGGGAGTAGTTGCCCCGAACTTCTACTACACTCCAGAAATCGCTGACGAGTGCATGAAGACAATCTTTCTCCCCACAATCAACGCCATGAACGCAGAAGGCCGAACCTTCAAGGGCTGTCTGTACTTCGGGCTTATGCTCACTAAGGACGGCCCGAAAGTCATCGAGTACAACTGCCGCTTTGGCGACCCTGAGGCTGAAGCAGTCCTGCCCCTCCTCGCAACCGACCTCTTCAGCATCATGCTGGCTGTACGTGAAGAGAGGCTGAGCGAAATTCCCGTGAAGTTCATTGACGGAGCATCGTGCTGTGTGGTTCTCGCATCAGGGGGGTATCCGGGCAAGTATCTTACCGGCCACGAGATAAATTTTGGCGAGGCTGAGGAAGTTCCGGGCGTTGAGGTCTTTCACGCGGGCACAAAGAAGGAAGGCGGAAAGTTCTTCACGTCAGGGGGACGGGTTCTCGCGGTTACCGCAGTCGGAACGAACGCGCAGGAAGCCCGCGAACGTGCTTATGACGCTGTGAAGTGCATAAACTTCGAGGGAGCACGTTACAGGACAGACATAGGAGCTTGCTGA
- the trpD gene encoding anthranilate phosphoribosyltransferase has protein sequence MIKEAIVKLVNKGDLTYDEAYTVMNEIMSGQTSPTQNAAFLAAMSTKSARAETTDEIAGCAAAMREHAQKVEPGFEVFEIVGTGGDNAHSFNISTTSALVAASGGVKVAKHGNRAASSLCGTADCLEALGVNLDQPPAKAVELLKTAGICFFFAQKYHASMKYVGAIRKELGFRTVFNILGPLTNPASPSMQLLGVYDEYLVNPLAQVLVSLGVKRGMVVYGQDKLDEISASSPTTICEIRDGWFKSYVIRPEDFGLKTCDKSELTGGTPAENAETVRAILKGAKGAKRDAVLMNAGASLYIAGKAASMKAGIILARELIDSGKASETLRVFIDESNKA, from the coding sequence ATGATTAAGGAAGCAATAGTCAAGCTCGTCAACAAAGGCGACCTGACTTACGATGAAGCATATACAGTGATGAACGAGATAATGTCCGGCCAGACTTCACCGACTCAGAACGCGGCCTTTCTCGCGGCAATGTCCACCAAGAGCGCGCGTGCAGAGACCACCGACGAGATAGCGGGCTGTGCCGCCGCAATGCGCGAACACGCACAGAAAGTAGAGCCGGGCTTTGAGGTGTTCGAGATTGTAGGGACAGGCGGGGACAACGCACACAGCTTCAACATCTCGACGACATCGGCACTCGTAGCGGCATCGGGTGGTGTTAAGGTGGCCAAGCACGGCAACCGCGCGGCATCCTCTCTGTGCGGAACTGCTGACTGTCTCGAGGCGTTGGGCGTGAACCTCGACCAGCCACCCGCAAAAGCCGTCGAACTCCTCAAGACTGCGGGAATATGCTTCTTCTTTGCGCAGAAGTACCACGCATCAATGAAGTATGTCGGAGCAATCCGCAAAGAACTCGGCTTCCGTACAGTCTTCAACATTCTCGGCCCGCTCACTAACCCCGCTTCTCCGTCAATGCAGCTTCTCGGTGTCTATGATGAATACCTCGTGAACCCGCTGGCTCAAGTTCTCGTCTCGCTCGGTGTAAAGCGCGGAATGGTAGTTTACGGACAGGACAAGCTCGATGAAATCTCCGCGAGTTCACCCACAACAATCTGTGAGATTCGCGACGGCTGGTTCAAGTCGTACGTAATCAGGCCTGAAGATTTCGGCCTCAAGACCTGCGACAAGTCCGAGCTTACCGGCGGGACTCCCGCAGAGAACGCAGAAACCGTGCGCGCAATCCTCAAAGGTGCGAAGGGTGCGAAGCGCGACGCAGTACTGATGAACGCCGGAGCATCTCTGTACATTGCCGGGAAGGCCGCGAGCATGAAGGCAGGTATAATTCTTGCACGTGAACTCATCGACAGCGGAAAGGCATCTGAAACTTTGAGGGTGTTCATCGACGAGAGCAACAAGGCATGA